GATTCTTGAAGCGCCGCCCAGCGCCGAAGGCGGCGGCGAGGACGACGATGATGAACTGGACGAAAAGTGGGATGAAGCCCTGGCGCTGGTCACCGATTCCCGCCAGGCGTCCATTTCCATGCTGCAACGCCGCCTGCGGGTCGGCTACAATCGCGCCGCGCGCATGATCGAGAAGATGGAGCAGGAAGGGATTATCGGTCCCTCCGACGGCACCAGCCGCCCCCGTGAAGTATTCATCAACCGCATCGATCCCTGAGACGAGCGTTCATGGCCAACCAGAAAAACAATGAACAGAGCATCATCGAACTATGTCTGGCCTCGCTCCATGCCCTGCCCGGCTGTCGTTTTGAATTTTCTCCGGCCGCGGCGGGCAGCGATCATGCCGGCCACCTGGAGCTCTCGGGCCCCTGGGGCGCCTGCCGCTACCAGGCACAGGTGGTGACCCGCCTTACCCCGCTGGCCGCACAACTGGCGATACACCAGGCCCAGGCGACAAGGGACTTCCCCTTGCTACTGCTCGCAGACTTTGTTTCCGAGCGCCTGGCCGGACAACTGAGAAGCCACGGCATCGCCTATCTGGATACGGTGGGCAATGCATCGCTGCATGAAGGCGGTTTGCTGGTCGAGGTCAGCGGACGCAAACGCAAGGCCCGCCCGCCACGCACCAGCCGCGGCTTTCAGCCTTCGGGCCTGCGTCTGATCCATCTGCTGCTGCGCAAGCCTGAAGCCCTCAACTGGAACTACCGGCGCCTGGCCAAGGAGGCCGGGTTGGCTCTGGGCGCGGTGGGGCCGGTTCTCAAGGAACTCGAAGAACGCGGCTTCAGTGTCGACGACGCCGGCGGCAAGCGCCGTCTGCGCAATCGGCTCGACCTGTTCCGCCGCTGGGAGATCGGCTACCTGGAGCGGCTGCGCCCGAAACTGCTGGTGGAGCATTGCCGCCCCGCCGCCGACATCGGCTTGGGTGCCCTGACGGATCTGATTCGCCGGCAAAATCTTCAAGGCCAGATTCAGATCGGCGGCGAACTCGGAGCCGCCCTGGTTCTTGAAGGGGTCAAGCCCCAGCAGGCGGTGTTGCATCTCAACGGCGACCCACTGGCCATTATGCTGCGCCTGCGCCTGGTCCCTGATCCCGATGGCGAAGTCATTCTGCTTAAGGCCCTGGGTACGCGCAGCGACGGCGAACGTCTGGCCCTGGCGGATCCGCTGCTGCTGCATGCCGAACTCATGGGGATCGGCAGCACGCGCGAAGAACTGGCCGAGCAGCTGTTCGAACGCTATCTGTCGCGTCACTTTCAGTCTCCCACCCTGGGCGGATCCGCGGAAAGGTCGAAATGAACGCCACCGAACTCCGAGAGTTATTGACGACTCTACAGCAAGGACAGACCAGCGTTTCCGAGGCTCTGGAACGGCTGCAACGATTGCCCTTTGAGGACATCGGCGTGGCCATGATCGATCATCACCGCGAATTGCGCCAAGGCGCTCCCGAGGTCATTTTCGGCGAGGGCAAGAGCGCCGCGCAATTGCAGGCCATCGTCGCCCGCATGCAGCAGCGCGGCGGCAACATCCTCGCCACCCGCCTCGACCTGGACAAGGGCCGGGCGCTGCTCTCCGATTTTCCCGAAGGACAATTCGATCCCGAGGCACGGACCTTTGCGCTGATCCAGAAACCCGTGAACCAAATCGGGCGTGGCACCATCGCGGTGGTCTCGGCCGGCACCTCGGATCTGCCGGTGGCGCGCGAGGCAGCGGTCACCGCGCGTCTGCTCGGCCATCAGGTGGAAGAGCTGGTGGATGTCGGCGTTGCCGGTCTGCACCGCCTCTTCGCCCGCGCCGACGTGTTGCGGCGCGCCGCGGTGATCATCGTCGTGGCCGGCATGGAAGGCGCACTGCCTTCGGTGGTCGGCGGGCTGGTCGCCGCACCGGTCATCGCCGTGCCCACCTCGGTGGGTTACGGCGCGGCTTTCGGCGGGGTCGCCGCCCTGCTCGGCATGCTCAACTCCTGCGCCGGCGGCGTCACCGTGGTCAACATCGACAACGGCTTCGGCGCAGCCTATGCCGCGCATCGCATCAACCAGGGCGAGACACCATGAGAACCCTCTACCTTGATCCTTTTTCCGGCATCTCCGGCGACATGTTTCTCGGGCTGCTGGTCGATCTCGGGGTGCCCGTCGCGGATCTGGAAACGGCGCTAACGATGCTGCCCGTCACTGGCTGGCGGCTGCAAGCCGCTGTGGAACGCCGCCAGGGCATCGCCGGCACACGGCTACGGGTCGAGTGCGAGGAAACTCACCATCACCGCACGTGGCGCGACATCGACGCGATGCTCGCGCAAAGCTCACTGGCGGGGCCGGTGCGCGAATCGGCACGGCGTATTTTCCGCCGCATCGGCGTCGCCGAAGCCAAGGTGCACGGCATCGCCCTGGACGAGGTCCACTTTCATGAGGTCGGCGCCCTCGACTCCATCGTCGATATCGTCGCCGCCGCCGCCGGCTTGGCCGTGCTAAGTGTCGACCAAGTCATCTGCGCCCCCCTGCCCCTGAGTCGCGGCTTCGTGAGGTGTGCCCACGGCAACTTCCCCCTGCCCGCGCCGGCCACCGTGGAAATTCTGCATGGAGTTCCGGTTGTGGACGGCAATTCAGAGTTCGAACTGGTCACCCCGACGGGGGCCGCGATTGCCGCCGAGATTGCGACCTTCGGCCCCCTGCCGGCCATGCACGTCGCACGCAGCGGCTATGGAGTTGGTGGCCGCCATCTTGCAGATCGCCCCAATCTGCTGCGTGGCATCCTCGGTGACACCTCAGTGCCGAGCGACACCGACCAGGTCGAGGTGCTGGAAACCCACATCGACGACAGCAACCCCGAATGGCTCGGGGCGCTAATGGAGGATCTGCTCGCCGCCGGCGCTCTGGATGTAGCCTACGTCCCTTTGCAGATGAAAAAAAACCGCCCCGGCGTCGGCGTCACGGTGATCGCTCCCCAGGGGCGCGGCGCTGAACTGGCAGGGCATCTGCTGCGTGAGAGCAGCGCCATCGGCGTACGGAAGCAGACGGTTGAGCGCCTCAAGCTCGAGCGCGAAACCGCCACCCTGGCAACCGAACTTGGTGCGGTCGAGGTCAAATTACTGCGCCAAGCCGGGCGCCTGCTGCGCATCGCTCCCGAATACGAGGGCTGCCGGCGTCTCGCCCGGGCCGCCGGCCGCCCCCTGCCCGAAGTTTACCGTCTGGTGGAACGCGCAGCGCAGGAGATGGCGTCAAGGATGCAGGATGAGGAATGAAGGCGTAAATAAACAAAAACTTGTCCTGCTGCTGTCGAGCAACGCAGGGCTCGGCTATTTTCCCTGGGCACCCGGCACCATCGGCACCCTGGCCGGGATTCCCGCCTTCTGGCTGCTGGCGCGGCTCTCCGTGCCGCTTTATCTACTGAGCTGGACGGTGCTGTTGGTCCTGGCTTTCTGGGCCGCCGCGGAGGCGGGGCGCATCTACGGGGTGGTCGATGATGGACGCATTGTCATCGACGAGCTGGTGGGTTATCTTGTCACGGTGGCCTTTGTGCCCTTTTCCTGGACAACGGCGCTGCTGGGCTTTGTGTTTTTCCGTTTTTTCGATATTGTCAAGCTCTGGCCTGCCAGTTGGTTCGACCGCCGCATGAAAAACGGCGTCGGGGTGGTTCTCGACGACGTCGTCGCAGGCATCTACGGAGCCGTCGCTCTGCATCTGTGCCTGGCGTTTCTGGGGTAAATTTTATTGCATCGGAGGTTGTCGTGAATCTCGACATCGCAGTCCTCGCCGTCGGGGATGAACTGCTCAACGGCGAAATTCCCGACACCAATACCGCGACCATCGGGCGTCTGCTCAATGCCGGGGGCTATCGGCTGGGCGAGGGGCGCACCGTTCCCGACCAGGAGGAAACCATTGCCCTGGCTCTGCGCGACCTTGCGGCGCGTCATCAGGTGGTGGTGGTCACTGGCGGCCTGGGCCCGACGCGCGACGACCTTACCGCCCGCGCTGCCGCCCGCGCCTTCGATCTCCAGCTGACAATCAACGATGAGGCCCTGACTCTGATCCGCGCCTTTTTTCAGGAACACGACCTGGAGATGGACCCGCGCAACGAAAAACAGGCCCTGTTGCCGCAGCAATGCCTGGTACTGCCCAATCTGCGCGGCACCGCTCCCGGTTTTCTCCTTGAGCAGAAGCAGAGCCTGCTGCTGTTTTTTCCCGGCGTCCCGGTGGAAATGGAGGCCATGGTCGAAGCCGAGCTTCTGCCGCGCCTCGACGCTCTGAGCGGCGGCCATCCGCCTCTGTGCGAGCGCATTCTCAAAATATTCGGTCTCTCCGAGCCCAAGACCGAAAGCCTGCTCGACGGCCTGACCCTGCCATCCGGCGTGAATATCGGATTCGGCGTCGACTTTCCCCTGGTGCACCTCAAATTGCGCGCCACCGGTCGCGCGGCCGAAGACCTGCTCGATCAGGCCGAAGTCAGCGTTCAACGACGCCTGGGCGATTTCATCGTCGCCCGTGGGCGCGAAACCTTGCCCCAGACTGTCGCCCGCCTGCTGAGCGCCAGCGGCCTGACCCTGTCGTTGGCTGAATCCTGCACCGGCGGTTTGGTGGCCGCCTGGCTCACCGATATTCCCGGCGCTTCAGCCTTTCTCGATCGCGGCGCGGTGACTTACTCCAACCAATCCAAGAACGATTGGCTGGGCGTGTCCAAACGCATGCTGCACGACCAGGGCGCGGTCAGTGAAACCTGCGCGCGCGCCATGGCCACGGGGCTACGCCAGAGTACCCGCACCGATATCACCATCGCCGTGACCGGCATCGCCGGACCTGACGGCGGCACCCCGGACAAACCGGTAGGCACGGTCTTTATCGCCCTTTCGGCCAATGACGCTGAGCAGGCCAAAGGCTACAGGTTCAGCGGCAGTCGTGACCAGATTCGCAAACTTTCCGCTTGCATGGCCCTGGAATGGATCCGCCGCTATCTGGTGGAGCGGGGACAGCCCAAACGCTGACAGCGATCCACAACCTCACCTGCCCGAGGACGTCATGGTCGCAGCAACAAAAAAAACCCACCGCCGCTCATTTGCCATGGCGCTCTGCGCAGCCTTGATTCTGCTGCCGGGCACCGCTCTGTCGACGGTCGCCGCTGCGGACCCGGTCATGACTACGGAGCGGAACCTGAACGCGAACCGCGCGCTTCATACGGCATTGATTCAGGGTGCCGCCTTGCCCGCCTTGCCGGCTCTGGCCCTGGGCCTCGCCTGGCTTCACCAACGTCGCCGCCGCAACGTTCTGAGGGCTGAACTCAGAAACAAGGAGCAGGAGAACGCCCTGGCCCTGCGCGATCTTGAGCATTCACGCCGTCGCTTTCAGCAACTGCTCGACAATGCCGGCGATGCCATCTTCTTCATTGCACCTGACAGCGGCCATCTGTTACAGGTCAATCGCCAG
The DNA window shown above is from Geoalkalibacter ferrihydriticus DSM 17813 and carries:
- a CDS encoding type IV toxin-antitoxin system AbiEi family antitoxin, with product MANQKNNEQSIIELCLASLHALPGCRFEFSPAAAGSDHAGHLELSGPWGACRYQAQVVTRLTPLAAQLAIHQAQATRDFPLLLLADFVSERLAGQLRSHGIAYLDTVGNASLHEGGLLVEVSGRKRKARPPRTSRGFQPSGLRLIHLLLRKPEALNWNYRRLAKEAGLALGAVGPVLKELEERGFSVDDAGGKRRLRNRLDLFRRWEIGYLERLRPKLLVEHCRPAADIGLGALTDLIRRQNLQGQIQIGGELGAALVLEGVKPQQAVLHLNGDPLAIMLRLRLVPDPDGEVILLKALGTRSDGERLALADPLLLHAELMGIGSTREELAEQLFERYLSRHFQSPTLGGSAERSK
- the larC gene encoding nickel pincer cofactor biosynthesis protein LarC; translation: MRTLYLDPFSGISGDMFLGLLVDLGVPVADLETALTMLPVTGWRLQAAVERRQGIAGTRLRVECEETHHHRTWRDIDAMLAQSSLAGPVRESARRIFRRIGVAEAKVHGIALDEVHFHEVGALDSIVDIVAAAAGLAVLSVDQVICAPLPLSRGFVRCAHGNFPLPAPATVEILHGVPVVDGNSEFELVTPTGAAIAAEIATFGPLPAMHVARSGYGVGGRHLADRPNLLRGILGDTSVPSDTDQVEVLETHIDDSNPEWLGALMEDLLAAGALDVAYVPLQMKKNRPGVGVTVIAPQGRGAELAGHLLRESSAIGVRKQTVERLKLERETATLATELGAVEVKLLRQAGRLLRIAPEYEGCRRLARAAGRPLPEVYRLVERAAQEMASRMQDEE
- a CDS encoding CinA family nicotinamide mononucleotide deamidase-related protein; the encoded protein is MNLDIAVLAVGDELLNGEIPDTNTATIGRLLNAGGYRLGEGRTVPDQEETIALALRDLAARHQVVVVTGGLGPTRDDLTARAAARAFDLQLTINDEALTLIRAFFQEHDLEMDPRNEKQALLPQQCLVLPNLRGTAPGFLLEQKQSLLLFFPGVPVEMEAMVEAELLPRLDALSGGHPPLCERILKIFGLSEPKTESLLDGLTLPSGVNIGFGVDFPLVHLKLRATGRAAEDLLDQAEVSVQRRLGDFIVARGRETLPQTVARLLSASGLTLSLAESCTGGLVAAWLTDIPGASAFLDRGAVTYSNQSKNDWLGVSKRMLHDQGAVSETCARAMATGLRQSTRTDITIAVTGIAGPDGGTPDKPVGTVFIALSANDAEQAKGYRFSGSRDQIRKLSACMALEWIRRYLVERGQPKR
- the larB gene encoding nickel pincer cofactor biosynthesis protein LarB — translated: MNATELRELLTTLQQGQTSVSEALERLQRLPFEDIGVAMIDHHRELRQGAPEVIFGEGKSAAQLQAIVARMQQRGGNILATRLDLDKGRALLSDFPEGQFDPEARTFALIQKPVNQIGRGTIAVVSAGTSDLPVAREAAVTARLLGHQVEELVDVGVAGLHRLFARADVLRRAAVIIVVAGMEGALPSVVGGLVAAPVIAVPTSVGYGAAFGGVAALLGMLNSCAGGVTVVNIDNGFGAAYAAHRINQGETP
- a CDS encoding phosphatidylglycerophosphatase A encodes the protein MRNEGVNKQKLVLLLSSNAGLGYFPWAPGTIGTLAGIPAFWLLARLSVPLYLLSWTVLLVLAFWAAAEAGRIYGVVDDGRIVIDELVGYLVTVAFVPFSWTTALLGFVFFRFFDIVKLWPASWFDRRMKNGVGVVLDDVVAGIYGAVALHLCLAFLG